In Synergistales bacterium, the following proteins share a genomic window:
- a CDS encoding Cof-type HAD-IIB family hydrolase, translating to MPPYRLLALDLDGSMLTPDNRIAPATGEAILAAAAQGIRITIATGRMFSSAAVFASRLGLDIPLITYNGALVRTSGSGETLHHTPMPTGPAREVLHYFRERRWPIYSFIDDRLYVEEITDEVRTYGSIAFTEPIAIGGALYHPERAPTKLLAPAESVPGGMNHLSGSVKARFDGRLMVAISTPRYLDICHPQVNKGRALQFVAHRYGIPPREIAAIGDSENDIAMFRKAGLRIAMGNAREQVKDAADHVTSSNRDDGMAHAIRSYILP from the coding sequence ATGCCCCCGTACCGACTGCTCGCCCTGGACCTGGACGGCTCCATGCTCACCCCCGACAACCGCATCGCTCCGGCCACCGGAGAGGCCATCCTGGCCGCCGCCGCACAGGGAATCCGTATCACCATCGCCACGGGCCGGATGTTCTCCTCCGCCGCCGTCTTCGCGTCGCGGCTCGGTCTGGATATCCCCCTGATCACCTACAACGGCGCCCTGGTGCGCACCTCCGGAAGCGGTGAAACCCTGCACCACACACCCATGCCGACGGGCCCGGCCCGGGAGGTGCTGCACTACTTCCGGGAACGACGCTGGCCCATCTACAGCTTTATCGACGACCGGCTCTACGTGGAGGAGATCACCGACGAGGTCCGCACCTACGGGTCCATCGCCTTCACCGAGCCCATCGCCATCGGCGGAGCGCTCTACCATCCGGAGAGGGCACCCACAAAGCTCCTGGCCCCCGCCGAGTCCGTTCCGGGCGGGATGAACCACCTCAGCGGCAGTGTGAAGGCACGCTTCGACGGCCGTCTCATGGTGGCGATCTCCACCCCCCGCTATCTGGACATCTGCCATCCCCAGGTCAACAAGGGCCGGGCCCTGCAGTTCGTGGCCCACCGGTACGGCATCCCCCCTCGGGAGATCGCCGCCATCGGTGACTCGGAAAACGACATCGCCATGTTCCGCAAGGCCGGACTGCGCATCGCCATGGGCAACGCCAGGGAACAGGTCAAGGATGCCGCCGACCACGTGACCTCCTCCAACCGCGACGACGGCATGGCCCACGCCATCAGATCATATATCCTCCCCTGA
- a CDS encoding aminotransferase class V-fold PLP-dependent enzyme, with translation MAIYMNNAATSWPKPDRVAGAMAGFLRSGGANLSRGSAAKRDISTLDMVTTCRDRAASMMGGYRGGDSRYVTFTHNVTYALNMVLKGYCRPGMRVLTTSMEHNAVVRPLRSLEAQGVRLEVLPCSREGFLEETVLRPALEEGADLVVLSHASNITGSIQDMEMIASLCAEAGVPLVLDAAQTAGEIPLTAEAWGLAALTFTGHKGLMGPQGIGGTLWKPGFHEQVRPLVEGGTGSYSHEERQPEVMPDKFESGTPNLPGLAGFLAALDWIEEQGIDTIHRRRRELGARLLEGLLAMPAVTLFGPRDMERRLPVFALDMAGWDNGLLAYTLSEEYGIETRPGLHCAPLAHRTVGSFPQGALRLSPGYFTTAEDIDSTVDALRACAARGGR, from the coding sequence GTGGCGATCTACATGAACAACGCGGCCACGTCCTGGCCCAAACCGGACAGGGTGGCCGGGGCGATGGCCGGGTTCCTGCGTTCCGGCGGGGCCAATCTCTCCAGGGGTTCGGCGGCGAAACGCGATATCTCCACCCTGGATATGGTCACGACCTGCAGAGACAGGGCGGCCTCCATGATGGGGGGCTACAGGGGCGGGGATTCCCGGTATGTGACCTTCACCCATAATGTGACCTATGCGTTGAATATGGTTCTCAAGGGCTACTGCAGACCCGGTATGCGGGTGCTTACCACCAGTATGGAACACAATGCGGTGGTCCGGCCGCTGCGGAGCCTGGAGGCCCAGGGGGTGCGGCTGGAGGTGCTGCCCTGTTCGCGGGAGGGGTTCCTGGAGGAGACCGTACTGCGTCCGGCCCTGGAGGAGGGAGCCGACCTGGTGGTGCTCTCCCACGCCAGCAATATCACAGGCTCCATCCAGGATATGGAGATGATCGCCTCGCTCTGTGCCGAGGCGGGGGTGCCGCTGGTGCTCGACGCCGCGCAGACCGCCGGGGAGATCCCGCTGACGGCCGAAGCCTGGGGCCTGGCGGCGCTGACCTTCACCGGCCACAAGGGGCTGATGGGGCCCCAGGGGATCGGGGGAACGCTCTGGAAGCCCGGCTTCCACGAACAGGTGCGCCCTCTTGTCGAAGGCGGCACGGGGAGCTACTCCCACGAGGAGCGTCAGCCCGAGGTGATGCCCGACAAGTTCGAGTCCGGCACGCCCAATTTGCCCGGTCTGGCCGGATTCCTCGCCGCGCTTGACTGGATCGAGGAACAGGGGATCGACACCATCCACCGCCGCCGGAGGGAGCTGGGCGCCCGTTTGCTGGAGGGGCTGCTGGCCATGCCGGCGGTGACCCTCTTCGGCCCCCGGGACATGGAGCGGAGGCTGCCTGTCTTTGCCCTCGATATGGCGGGCTGGGACAACGGACTGCTGGCCTATACCCTCTCCGAGGAGTACGGGATCGAGACCAGACCCGGCCTCCACTGCGCGCCGCTGGCCCACCGGACGGTGGGAAGCTTCCCTCAGGGGGCGCTGCGGCTCTCGCCGGGCTATTTCACGACCGCCGAGGATATCGACAGCACGGTCGATGCTCTCCGGGCGTGTGCGGCCAGAGGCGGGCGGTAG
- a CDS encoding phosphohydrolase, giving the protein MHAMQHVISHTDLDGVTAAAVAWHAHYPEEAPPRVSLLGYGEVDDRILQALQEGYSPLVLDLFCQRQETIDELDRRFGDAGEPFFFDHHKTTLERFGNRSWLVIDPGYCAAKVYHRWLLEHTSGAVRQRLVAMSDLVEVANDRDLWINERPESRLWQALVTMSGPWGVFARLAANPSSALLEPEYEQCTAFVTAQEERFARAREEVARTGELLDWVAPGLLEFGDVSDFGGLLLDRSDHPARLVAVANRRMKGDWAVSLRSRSGLAAKVVGILRDGKRIRGGGHGDAAAVYFPRNYRQEQIRESLLSAVRTLDEQDRPLGISIGDMLKSRES; this is encoded by the coding sequence ATGCACGCGATGCAACATGTGATCAGCCATACGGATCTGGACGGGGTGACCGCTGCGGCGGTGGCCTGGCACGCCCACTACCCCGAAGAAGCGCCGCCCCGGGTCTCGCTGCTGGGCTACGGCGAGGTGGACGACCGGATCCTCCAGGCCCTGCAGGAGGGGTACAGCCCGCTGGTGCTGGATCTCTTCTGCCAGCGTCAGGAGACCATCGACGAGCTGGACCGGCGGTTCGGCGATGCCGGGGAGCCCTTTTTCTTCGACCACCACAAAACAACGCTGGAGCGTTTCGGCAACCGGTCCTGGCTGGTCATCGACCCGGGGTATTGCGCCGCCAAGGTCTACCACCGCTGGCTGCTGGAGCATACGTCCGGGGCGGTGCGGCAGCGGCTGGTGGCGATGAGCGATCTGGTGGAGGTGGCCAACGACCGGGATCTCTGGATCAATGAGCGCCCCGAGAGCCGTCTCTGGCAGGCGCTGGTGACCATGAGCGGTCCCTGGGGGGTCTTCGCCCGGCTTGCCGCCAATCCCTCCTCTGCCCTGCTGGAACCCGAGTACGAACAGTGCACCGCCTTTGTGACCGCCCAGGAGGAGCGCTTCGCCAGGGCCAGGGAGGAGGTGGCCCGTACCGGCGAGCTGCTGGATTGGGTGGCGCCGGGGCTGCTGGAGTTCGGCGATGTCTCCGATTTCGGCGGACTGTTGCTGGACCGGAGCGATCACCCCGCCCGGCTGGTGGCGGTGGCCAATCGGCGGATGAAAGGCGACTGGGCGGTGTCGCTGCGGAGCCGGAGCGGTCTGGCCGCCAAGGTGGTGGGGATCCTCAGGGACGGCAAGCGGATCCGCGGCGGGGGCCACGGCGACGCCGCGGCGGTCTACTTCCCCAGAAACTACCGTCAGGAGCAGATTCGGGAGAGCCTGCTGTCGGCGGTGCGTACCCTGGACGAACAGGATCGGCCGCTGGGGATCTCGATCGGCGATATGCTCAAATCCAGGGAGAGCTAG
- the dnaA gene encoding chromosomal replication initiator protein DnaA, whose translation MKPGGVPLDQDLEQLWQVVLEEARERLPSGTTDIWLKTCLPVSLEEGTLTLDVPNVFVKEQIQSRFVDTLVAIIRERDIGSDIAFQVGTEVRGDEQKRAEKAAQPQQPQGTAAGLNPNYTFDSFVVGKSNRLAHASSLAVAESPGAAYNPLFIWGGVGLGKTHLMQAIGQYIYKNNASSKVVYAPSDRFINEFIMAIQNKRTQDFKMKYRSMDVLLIDDIQFLANKEGTQDEFFHTFNSLYDAKKQIVISSDRPPKEIQRVEERLVSRFAWGLVTDIQPPDLETRIAILQKKAQFKGYQVPEDVIHFLAQHIPSNIRDLEGALNRLIACSDLNKEPVTTDNAAEWLKDIIRNVSRGPVSIKLIQQLTAEAFDLEVKDLTSSRRTADIAQARQVAMYLCRELTDASLQQIGTAFKRKDHTTVIHACKKIEEVLKSDVRIGSIVDNIRKRL comes from the coding sequence ATGAAACCAGGAGGGGTACCCTTGGATCAAGATCTCGAACAGCTGTGGCAGGTTGTCCTGGAGGAGGCCAGAGAGCGCCTCCCCTCCGGAACAACAGACATCTGGCTGAAAACCTGTCTTCCCGTCTCTCTGGAGGAGGGGACGCTCACGCTGGACGTTCCCAATGTCTTCGTGAAAGAACAGATTCAGTCACGCTTTGTGGACACCCTGGTCGCCATCATCAGAGAACGCGACATCGGCAGCGATATCGCCTTCCAGGTGGGGACGGAGGTCCGCGGCGACGAACAGAAACGCGCCGAGAAGGCCGCGCAGCCGCAGCAGCCCCAGGGCACGGCCGCGGGACTGAACCCCAACTATACCTTCGACAGCTTTGTGGTGGGCAAATCGAACCGACTGGCCCACGCCTCCAGCCTCGCCGTGGCCGAATCGCCAGGCGCAGCCTACAACCCCCTGTTTATCTGGGGCGGAGTAGGGCTGGGCAAGACCCACCTCATGCAGGCCATCGGCCAGTACATCTACAAGAACAACGCCTCGTCGAAGGTCGTCTACGCTCCGTCCGACCGCTTTATCAACGAATTCATCATGGCCATCCAGAACAAACGGACCCAGGACTTCAAGATGAAGTACCGCAGCATGGACGTGCTGCTCATCGATGATATCCAGTTTCTGGCCAACAAGGAAGGCACCCAGGACGAATTCTTCCATACCTTCAACAGCCTCTACGACGCCAAAAAACAGATCGTCATCAGCTCCGACCGCCCCCCCAAGGAGATCCAGCGGGTAGAGGAACGCCTGGTCAGCCGATTCGCCTGGGGACTGGTGACAGACATCCAGCCGCCCGACCTGGAGACCCGTATCGCTATCCTCCAGAAGAAGGCCCAGTTCAAGGGCTACCAGGTTCCCGAAGATGTCATCCACTTTCTGGCCCAGCATATCCCCAGCAACATCCGGGATCTGGAAGGGGCCTTGAACCGCCTCATCGCCTGTTCGGATCTCAACAAGGAGCCCGTCACCACCGACAACGCCGCGGAGTGGCTGAAAGACATCATCCGCAATGTCTCGCGCGGCCCGGTGAGTATCAAGCTGATCCAGCAGCTCACCGCCGAAGCCTTCGACCTGGAGGTCAAAGACCTCACCAGCAGCCGGCGGACCGCCGACATCGCCCAGGCCAGACAGGTAGCCATGTACCTCTGCCGGGAGCTCACCGACGCCAGCCTCCAGCAGATCGGCACCGCATTCAAGCGAAAGGACCATACCACGGTGATCCACGCCTGCAAGAAGATCGAGGAGGTCCTCAAAAGCGATGTACGCATAGGCTCCATTGTGGATAACATACGGAAAAGGTTGTGA
- the dnaN gene encoding DNA polymerase III subunit beta, with the protein MRLTVDKRAFLHSWQRAERNIGTTSTISTLSGIRCEATEEQVILQSTDLKTSITCTTKGATVDEPGEVILPVRAVGELFKKIPDETFSMEAGEHRITINAGGSRYTFTLYSAEDFPPFHSSGEARPFITLPIGEFQRLLEEGTFAGLTGDKFPQYLSGACIDRKQGSITLAATDSLRLSLARYVAEGEVPEEPSRLILPNKSLRDLHWLLATVEDDTKDVVIKEDDAQAYFILPELEFSVRKLDTMFPNYEEFLTDNITTTLIANRETLIGAVERADLVVKNFSRMVMFYIETEQGCHITADAPDVGEAVEYLDTDIEGQNLRIAFNSRYLLDGLKALHGERVLLSFNGQEGQMTMSRPGTEEFCYVLMPINLNETDSAHYDPDAY; encoded by the coding sequence ATGCGACTTACTGTGGATAAACGAGCCTTCCTCCACAGCTGGCAGCGTGCGGAGCGGAATATCGGAACCACCAGCACCATCAGCACACTCTCGGGGATACGCTGCGAAGCGACAGAGGAACAGGTGATCCTGCAGTCGACGGACCTCAAGACATCGATTACCTGCACCACCAAGGGAGCCACCGTCGACGAACCTGGAGAGGTCATCCTTCCCGTTCGGGCGGTGGGGGAGCTGTTCAAGAAGATCCCCGACGAGACCTTCTCCATGGAGGCCGGCGAGCACCGCATCACGATCAACGCCGGCGGAAGCCGGTACACCTTCACCCTCTACTCCGCCGAGGATTTCCCCCCCTTCCACTCCTCGGGGGAGGCCCGCCCCTTCATCACCCTCCCCATCGGCGAATTCCAGCGTCTCCTGGAGGAGGGAACCTTCGCCGGCCTGACGGGCGACAAGTTTCCGCAGTACCTCAGCGGTGCCTGCATCGACAGGAAACAGGGCAGTATCACCCTCGCCGCCACAGACAGCCTCCGTCTCTCCCTGGCCAGATACGTTGCGGAAGGAGAGGTGCCGGAGGAGCCCTCCCGGCTGATCCTTCCCAACAAGAGCCTCCGGGATTTGCACTGGCTTCTGGCGACGGTAGAGGACGACACCAAGGATGTGGTCATCAAGGAGGACGACGCCCAGGCATACTTCATTCTTCCGGAGCTCGAATTCTCCGTGAGGAAGCTGGATACCATGTTCCCCAATTATGAGGAATTCCTGACCGACAATATCACCACTACCCTCATCGCGAACCGGGAAACGCTGATCGGTGCGGTGGAGCGGGCCGATCTGGTGGTCAAGAATTTCAGTAGAATGGTGATGTTTTACATCGAAACCGAGCAGGGCTGCCATATCACCGCCGACGCCCCCGATGTGGGAGAGGCGGTGGAGTATCTGGATACGGACATCGAAGGCCAGAACCTCCGGATCGCCTTCAACTCCCGGTATCTCCTGGATGGTCTGAAGGCCCTCCACGGGGAGAGGGTACTGCTCTCCTTCAACGGTCAGGAGGGACAGATGACCATGTCCCGCCCCGGCACCGAGGAGTTCTGCTACGTCCTGATGCCCATCAATCTGAACGAGACCGACAGCGCCCACTACGATCCGGATGCATATTGA
- the recF gene encoding DNA replication and repair protein RecF (All proteins in this family for which functions are known are DNA-binding proteins that assist the filamentation of RecA onto DNA for the initiation of recombination or recombinational repair.): protein MHIERLRLQDYRNLAPQRLEMSPGLQILQGPNGAGKRNLLEAVHLLTGWGPLPGRKTADVLRWSRGAEEETGRSPGERRASRALLSGHFRGETEVHVAAAVGRSSVLWLNESKSSATEVRSSVPSLIFLPEDLALVEGSPAVRRRFLDRLCALLLPLYAQRLHSYRRVLRQRGALLRDRRSPRMTTQLLVDLGSWVWKARERTALQLAGSLEQVGALLPGPLVVEFHRGGGVGMPAPSDDFVQSLKKYADEERFRRSPRTGPQRDDLLLSAGGREASVVFSRGQRRRVAVALMLAAGHTVARHLKRTPLLLLDEVAAELDDEGRRVLAEALKDTGWQVLAATAEMVPPEWRGTVWRLDDGRISRVEGTEQDTRDDGGTLGAGDGGVVL, encoded by the coding sequence ATGCATATTGAGCGGCTCCGCCTCCAGGACTATCGCAATCTGGCGCCCCAGCGACTGGAGATGTCGCCGGGACTCCAGATCCTCCAGGGGCCCAACGGCGCCGGCAAGAGGAATCTCCTGGAGGCGGTGCACCTCCTCACCGGCTGGGGGCCCCTGCCGGGACGGAAGACCGCCGATGTGCTCCGGTGGTCCCGCGGAGCGGAGGAGGAGACCGGACGCTCCCCCGGGGAGCGGCGTGCCTCCAGGGCTCTGCTGTCCGGTCATTTCCGCGGCGAAACAGAGGTCCACGTGGCCGCGGCCGTGGGCCGCTCCTCGGTGCTCTGGCTGAACGAAAGCAAAAGCTCCGCCACGGAGGTACGGTCCTCCGTGCCGTCGTTGATCTTCCTCCCCGAGGATCTGGCCCTGGTGGAGGGAAGCCCCGCCGTGCGGCGGCGCTTTCTCGACCGACTCTGCGCGCTGCTGCTGCCCCTCTACGCGCAACGGCTCCACAGCTACCGACGGGTGCTCAGGCAGCGCGGCGCCCTGCTCCGGGATCGACGGAGCCCCCGCATGACCACCCAGCTGCTGGTGGACCTCGGTTCCTGGGTATGGAAGGCCAGGGAGCGCACGGCCCTGCAGCTGGCAGGGAGCCTGGAGCAGGTCGGCGCCTTGCTCCCCGGTCCGCTTGTGGTAGAGTTTCATCGAGGGGGCGGTGTCGGGATGCCCGCCCCCTCTGATGATTTTGTCCAATCACTCAAAAAATATGCCGATGAGGAGCGTTTCCGGCGCTCCCCCCGGACCGGTCCCCAGCGTGACGATCTGCTGCTTTCCGCCGGCGGCCGCGAGGCGAGTGTTGTCTTCAGCCGTGGGCAGCGGCGGCGGGTGGCGGTGGCGCTGATGCTGGCCGCCGGCCATACCGTTGCCCGCCACCTGAAGCGGACGCCGCTCCTTCTGCTTGACGAGGTGGCCGCGGAGCTGGACGATGAAGGGCGGCGCGTGCTCGCCGAGGCCTTGAAGGACACCGGCTGGCAGGTGCTGGCCGCCACCGCCGAGATGGTGCCGCCGGAGTGGCGCGGGACGGTGTGGCGTCTCGACGACGGCCGGATCAGCCGGGTGGAGGGGACGGAACAGGACACGCGAGACGATGGCGGCACCCTGGGTGCCGGAGATGGTGGAGTGGTGCTATGA